The Aerococcaceae bacterium DSM 111021 region CGTCAACTTCTCTTCGTCCACCTTCATGAAACTCTGTCCCACGATACTCAAAGGATAGTGGACTTACAATTTCAATTCCTCCAAGTGCATCAATCATTTCAGCTAATCCGTCCATATTAATAACAAGATAATAATCAATAGGTACTTTCAAAAAATCTTGCACTGTTTCGATTGTTAAATCGATTCCACCATAAGCATAGGCATGATTAATCTTATCTGGTTCATCTTGACCATCGATGTTCGCTATGGTGTCACGAGGAATGCTGACCATCTTAGTTGTTCCAGATTCTGGGTTTAAATTGATAAGCATTAGAGTATCAGATCGACTAACATAACCTTGGTCTTCGTTACGTTCCGCTCCCCCATCTGTCCCTACTACTAATACATTAATTGGATCTCCTTCGGCAATCTGCACATCTTTATCACGAATAGTTTGCACATCTACTTCTTGATTCGTATTATTAATCGCTGTTAAAACATTCCCATAGATATAACCACCTACAGCAGCAAAAATTAATACGAGTATAATGATTAGATTACGAATAGTTTTCCAAAAACTTAATTTTCCATCTGTTGTAAAAAAACGTTTCAAATTACTCTCAGTCCTTAGTAGCTAACTCGTCGATCGCAGAAGCCATTATTGAAACCACTACTTTTAGTTCTTCCAAGTCAGCAAAGTATATATATCGATTATCTATTTGAGTTCGATTTAGTGTAATCAACTCATTGAGGTCGACATTCGTTAAATTATAATCATCATTGCGATAAATTTCAACTAATTTTCTAAAAGGTAACTCAGTTTCAAATACATATTCCCCATTTTCAAAGAATTCAGGTAATTGAAGAAGGTTTTCAAGCTTAAATGATTGCGTCGCAATACTGTTTAATAATGACTGATGAAGCTTAATTTGGTCTAAAACCGGCAATTCATTGCCTTCATCAATTAAATTCATTGTTTCTCTACCACTCAATTGAATTGACTGGTTCCTATAAATCGATAGATTTTCTATATCGATTGGAACATTCACATTAATGGGAGCTAGTGGATCAATGATATCACGAATATTTTGTAGTCTAATAACTGATAAGTAGTTCAATTGAACTTCAAACAACCTTTCAACAGTATCTTTAATACTAGATAATCCACTATTAGCATAAGTTAATAAACTAATATCTTCTTCACCATTATCCACCACTAAGTTCAGCGGGATATTAACAGCTTGAACTGTGGATTGCTCAGGATTAATGTAGTATAAAGTTGACCACAGGGCTTCTTCTACTTGTGCACCATCTACATAGATATTGTCTAATGTGACTAACAGTACTGTATAAGGTGTATTGTCCTCAACTGAATTTTGTTCACCAAGATGAGGTACAACTTCCTCCTCATATACCATAGTTTGATATGCATCTTGAATCGAAGAATATTGATAGTAGATATAGAATCCTACTGCTGTGGCAATAATCATTATCACAAATAATATGATAAACCATTTTGGTCTTGCTGTTTCTTTAACTCGTCCTTCATAAGTAGGATAACTATCTCGGGTATACCTTTTTTTACTTACCACTTTATCGCCTCGTTATTAATCAGCGTAGCCATTAGGATTGTTTTGTTGCCAACGCCAACTATCTTGACACATTTCTTCTAATGTTTTTTCCGCTTTCCAGCCTATTTCTCTTTGTGCTAGATTTGGATTTGCATATACTTCGGCAACGTCACCAGGACGTCTAGCTATGATTTTATATTTAATTTCTTTGTTTGTTGCTGTTTCGAATGCATTAACCAGGTCTAAGACACTATAGCCTTCTCCAGTTCCTAAATTATAAATATTCGTCCCAGTATGCTCTAACAACTCTTCTAATGCTTTGACATGTCCCTTTGCAAGGTCAACTACGTGGATATAATCTCTTACGCCCGTACCGTCTGGCGTTTCGTAATCGTCACCAAAAACGCTTAATTCGTCTAACTTACCTACAGCAACTTGTGTAATATACGGCATTAAGTTATTTGGAATACCTTTGGGATCTTCACCGATTAAGCCACTTTCATGCGCTCCAATTGGATTAAAATATCTTAATAGCGTTACTCCCCATTCGTTGTCAGCATAGGCAACGTCTTTTAGTAAGTTCTCATTAACAATCTTTGTATATCCATATGGATTTGTTGCAGTAAAAGTCGGCATTGTCTCATCTAATGGCGATGGGTTCTCAGTGCCATATACTGTTGCTGAAGAACTGTACACAATCTTCTTAACATCATGCTTTGTCATCACCTCAAGCAACGAAACTGTTCCTTGAATATTATTGTGATAGTACATTAATGGTTTCTCAACTGACTCTCCCACTGCTTTA contains the following coding sequences:
- the galE gene encoding UDP-glucose 4-epimerase GalE — encoded protein: MAILVPGGAGYIGSHTVVELLNNGYEVIIADNYSNSSPNAIERIKQITGKEMTVYNVDILDKEALEPIFKKHQIEAVLHFAAYKAVGESVEKPLMYYHNNIQGTVSLLEVMTKHDVKKIVYSSSATVYGTENPSPLDETMPTFTATNPYGYTKIVNENLLKDVAYADNEWGVTLLRYFNPIGAHESGLIGEDPKGIPNNLMPYITQVAVGKLDELSVFGDDYETPDGTGVRDYIHVVDLAKGHVKALEELLEHTGTNIYNLGTGEGYSVLDLVNAFETATNKEIKYKIIARRPGDVAEVYANPNLAQREIGWKAEKTLEEMCQDSWRWQQNNPNGYAD